A stretch of the Proteus sp. ZN5 genome encodes the following:
- the yjjX gene encoding inosine/xanthosine triphosphatase produces MYHVIAATTNPAKINAIKLAFEQVFGKDTFDIEDINVDSRVPQQPIGNTETRTGARQRVMAARQVRPEADFWVGVEAGIEDDMTFAWIVVEHGQIRGESRSASLMLPEQILKGIREGRELGDEMAFLTKIDNIKQRGGAIGYFTDGLLSRTSVYQQALVLALVPVTHDIYKELNQKED; encoded by the coding sequence ATGTATCATGTCATTGCAGCCACTACGAATCCAGCAAAAATCAACGCGATAAAACTCGCCTTTGAGCAAGTATTCGGTAAAGATACCTTTGATATTGAAGATATTAATGTCGATAGTCGTGTTCCACAGCAACCTATCGGAAATACAGAAACGAGAACTGGCGCACGTCAACGTGTGATGGCTGCTCGTCAAGTTCGCCCTGAAGCTGATTTTTGGGTTGGCGTCGAAGCCGGTATTGAAGATGATATGACCTTTGCTTGGATTGTTGTCGAACATGGTCAAATTCGTGGAGAATCACGCTCTGCAAGTCTTATGCTACCAGAACAGATCTTAAAAGGGATCCGTGAAGGTCGCGAGCTTGGCGATGAAATGGCTTTTTTAACAAAGATTGACAATATTAAACAGCGCGGTGGTGCGATTGGTTATTTTACTGATGGTTTACTCAGTCGTACTTCTGTGTATCAACAAGCATTAGTGCTGGCATTAGTGCCTGTCACTCATGATATCTATAAAGAACTCAATCAAAAAGAAGATTAA
- the robA gene encoding MDR efflux pump AcrAB transcriptional activator RobA translates to MDQTNIIRDLLAWLDSNLDKPLSLDNVATKAGYSKWHLQRMFKEVTGQAIGSYIRSRRLSRAAVALRLTSRPILDIALQYRFDSQQTFTRAFKKQFDRTPALYRRTDEWCAVGICPPITLDPQNLPKWEFVTLSEKKLIGIEQTCSHTLEQWAEACSNMRQTFWRYYMSKISAVPHQVYGLHHTQHSDEHEDEQRVLYTTAVEPDYATFIDDDAANEVSLAGGDYIRFDFEGEAKRGAMQEFLFLIYGVCLPNMGLTRRKGYDVEKYYLKNVRYSNEMVTEPQDHIERFEYYIPIKREDITA, encoded by the coding sequence ATGGATCAAACCAACATCATACGTGATTTGCTCGCTTGGCTTGATAGTAACCTAGATAAGCCTTTATCCCTCGATAATGTCGCAACTAAAGCGGGTTACTCCAAGTGGCATCTACAACGCATGTTTAAAGAAGTTACAGGACAAGCGATTGGTTCTTATATTCGTTCAAGGCGTCTATCCCGTGCAGCCGTTGCATTACGTTTAACGAGCCGCCCTATTTTAGACATTGCTTTGCAATATCGTTTTGATTCTCAACAGACTTTTACCCGCGCGTTTAAAAAGCAATTTGATAGAACACCCGCTCTGTATCGCCGTACTGATGAATGGTGCGCGGTAGGAATTTGTCCACCAATTACCTTAGATCCTCAAAATTTACCTAAATGGGAATTTGTAACGCTATCTGAGAAGAAATTAATTGGTATTGAGCAAACTTGCAGCCATACCCTTGAGCAATGGGCCGAAGCCTGCTCTAACATGCGTCAAACCTTCTGGCGATACTATATGAGTAAGATAAGCGCCGTTCCTCATCAAGTGTATGGGCTTCATCACACCCAACATAGCGATGAACATGAAGACGAGCAGCGTGTACTTTATACAACAGCCGTTGAGCCAGATTACGCAACGTTTATTGATGATGATGCAGCAAATGAAGTCTCTCTTGCTGGCGGTGATTATATTCGCTTTGATTTTGAAGGTGAGGCGAAACGAGGTGCAATGCAGGAGTTTTTATTCCTAATTTATGGCGTCTGTTTACCTAATATGGGATTAACACGTCGTAAAGGCTATGACGTTGAAAAATACTATCTTAAAAATGTGCGTTACAGCAATGAGATGGTGACTGAGCCACAAGATCATATCGAACGTTTTGAATATTACATTCCCATTAAACGTGAAGATATAACCGCGTAA
- the gpmB gene encoding 2,3-diphosphoglycerate-dependent phosphoglycerate mutase GpmB, translated as MLQVYLVRHGETEWNVARRIQGQSDSPLTANGVRQAQQVAEKVKSAGITHIISSDLGRTRQTAEIIAQACGCEVITDPRLRELNMGVLEQREIATLKTQEEAWRKSLIDGTPDGRIPQGESMAELASRMQAALNQCLDLPENSRPLLVSHGIALGCLLSTVLGLPAYAERRLRLRNCSISRVDYQNSPWLANGWVIETAGDVSHLTDTALDEVQR; from the coding sequence ATGTTACAGGTCTATCTTGTTCGCCACGGTGAAACTGAATGGAACGTGGCGAGACGTATTCAAGGGCAATCTGATAGCCCACTAACCGCAAATGGTGTGCGTCAAGCACAGCAAGTTGCTGAAAAAGTAAAATCAGCAGGCATTACCCACATTATCTCAAGCGATCTTGGCCGCACTCGTCAAACGGCAGAAATCATTGCACAAGCTTGTGGCTGTGAAGTGATAACTGACCCACGTTTACGTGAACTCAATATGGGCGTTCTTGAACAGCGAGAGATCGCAACATTAAAGACACAAGAAGAGGCTTGGCGCAAGAGTTTGATTGATGGTACACCTGATGGGCGAATTCCCCAAGGAGAATCAATGGCAGAATTAGCAAGTCGTATGCAGGCTGCGCTAAATCAATGTCTTGATTTACCCGAAAATAGCCGTCCACTCTTAGTCAGTCATGGTATTGCTTTAGGGTGCTTACTGAGCACAGTGTTGGGATTACCTGCATATGCAGAACGCCGTTTAAGATTGCGTAATTGCTCAATTTCCCGCGTTGACTATCAAAATAGCCCTTGGCTTGCCAATGGTTGGGTGATTGAAACGGCAGGTGATGTAAGTCATCTTACTGATACTGCTCTAGATGAAGTTCAGCGCTAA